One window from the genome of Erwinia pyri encodes:
- a CDS encoding alpha/beta hydrolase, whose product MMNRDLIVLLHGVGSRGSDLQAVAEHWQQAMPHAFIVLPDGPSVFDMGPGFQWFSVSGITEESRPARIAAARETFDSTLTDLFRELGINPVKDRVVLAGFSQGAIMAMDALVRGGYPFAGVVAFSGRLASPQPLQPIAGSKALLIHGKSDQVIGWTESQKAAEALCAAGVKVELSLEENVSHTITVAGIRTATNFINKLFTPDA is encoded by the coding sequence ATGATGAACAGGGATCTGATTGTCCTGTTACACGGAGTGGGCAGCCGGGGCAGTGATTTGCAAGCGGTGGCGGAACACTGGCAGCAGGCGATGCCCCATGCCTTCATCGTTTTACCGGATGGCCCGTCTGTCTTTGACATGGGCCCAGGCTTTCAGTGGTTCAGTGTGAGTGGTATTACTGAAGAGAGCCGTCCGGCGCGTATAGCCGCGGCCCGTGAAACGTTTGATTCAACGTTAACTGACCTGTTCAGGGAACTGGGCATTAATCCTGTAAAGGATCGTGTTGTGCTGGCAGGCTTTTCCCAGGGGGCGATAATGGCTATGGATGCGTTAGTTCGGGGAGGCTATCCGTTTGCGGGCGTTGTGGCTTTCTCGGGACGACTCGCATCCCCGCAACCATTACAGCCCATTGCAGGTTCTAAGGCATTATTGATTCATGGTAAATCCGATCAGGTGATCGGCTGGACTGAAAGTCAAAAAGCGGCTGAGGCACTCTGTGCAGCAGGGGTTAAGGTTGAACTCAGCCTTGAAGAAAACGTATCGCATACCATTACCGTCGCAGGCATCAGAACGGCAACCAATTTCATTAATAAACTGTTCACCCCGGATGCCTGA
- a CDS encoding LysR family transcriptional regulator: MTAVISTESFSSIVHFVTAANSSSFTEAAEQLGVSKSAIGKSIQRLENNLGISLFHRTTRKISLTTEGEAYLASCQSALETLQMAELALRSKLTEPTGTVRIDLPAAFGRSVMMPVLMDMTKRYPHLKLTIIFNDRIIDPLDIGFDLAIRFGPVKNTAELIARKLNDQHLIICASPDYISSYGTPEKLADLAHHRCILAWRGGAPLNWLIRDEHGKDIRHKPAPFHQISDGDAMIDACIAGAGMIQFPEALLRPHIQNGKLVPLLAACNPAPTELNVIWPRARHLLPGVRFIIDELIALAAQKAFE, translated from the coding sequence ATGACAGCAGTGATTTCGACCGAGTCTTTCAGCAGTATTGTCCACTTTGTGACGGCCGCAAATTCAAGTAGCTTCACCGAAGCGGCTGAACAACTTGGCGTGTCAAAATCGGCAATTGGCAAGAGTATTCAGAGACTTGAGAATAATCTCGGCATTTCATTGTTTCATCGCACAACGCGTAAAATCAGCCTGACCACCGAAGGTGAAGCGTATCTGGCAAGTTGCCAGAGTGCGCTCGAAACCCTGCAAATGGCAGAGTTGGCGTTGCGCTCAAAGCTTACGGAACCTACTGGCACAGTGAGGATAGATCTGCCCGCTGCATTTGGCCGCTCGGTGATGATGCCGGTGCTTATGGACATGACAAAACGCTATCCGCATTTGAAGCTGACCATCATTTTTAACGACCGCATCATTGACCCGCTGGATATTGGTTTCGACCTCGCCATCCGCTTTGGTCCGGTGAAAAACACTGCCGAACTCATCGCCCGTAAACTGAACGATCAGCATCTTATTATCTGCGCGTCTCCCGACTATATTTCTAGTTACGGCACACCTGAAAAGCTGGCCGATCTGGCGCATCACCGCTGTATTCTGGCCTGGCGCGGTGGAGCTCCGCTTAACTGGCTTATCCGTGACGAGCATGGGAAGGACATCAGACATAAACCCGCGCCTTTTCATCAAATCAGTGATGGCGATGCAATGATTGATGCCTGCATTGCCGGAGCCGGTATGATTCAGTTCCCCGAAGCATTACTGCGGCCACACATACAGAACGGTAAGTTAGTGCCGCTGCTTGCTGCCTGTAATCCTGCTCCCACCGAACTCAATGTGATATGGCCGCGCGCGCGCCATCTGTTGCCGGGTGTGCGCTTTATCATTGATGAATTGATCGCACTAGCCGCACAAAAAGCATTCGAATGA
- a CDS encoding DEAD/DEAH box helicase, with amino-acid sequence MENILNVSYAQTGQSTAQKTMGIREMQARVFEQRNSPYLLLKAPPASGKSRALMFLGLDKLINQGVRKVIVAVPEMSIGSSFKDTPLTQYGFFADWTVEPENNLCIGGGEKGKVAAFRRFMHGDGQILICTPATLRFAFDSMDVAIFDYCLVAIDEFHHVSADENSRLGALLDALMKLPHAHIVAMTGSYFRGDTVPILLPEDEAQFTKVSYSYYEQLNGYEHLKSLGIGYHFYQGRYINALPSVLDPTKKTIIHIPNVNSGESTKDKHTEVDAILDALGDVESQDPVSGVYRVKRKGDGKLLKVANLVDDNVAERPKVQAYLRNIATADDIDIIIALGMAKEGFDWPYCEHVLTIGYRSSLTEVVQIIGRATRDCKGKTHAQFTNLIAQPDAQDDDVKVSVNNMLKAITTSLLMEQILAPSIQFKPRSQWNGEDLPPNTLIIDDKVAPVSKKVLDILNGDKEEIMATLMANEQLVKEAVSNTLPAELITQEALPATIQKMYPDLTDYELEQIRSGILQSLYINKHGVLVDEKDVPEGADSVGGPSPVNDPDEITVSRQFLKMGEKFINIENLNIDLIETVNPFHGAYEILSKSVTVAMLKTIQDAVSASQAQVSEDEATILWPRIQDFARQHQHPPELTSSDPLEVRYAQVLAYLRNKKQAQMAKQGS; translated from the coding sequence ATGGAAAATATACTTAACGTCAGTTATGCCCAAACGGGGCAAAGCACAGCACAAAAAACCATGGGCATACGCGAGATGCAGGCCCGCGTGTTCGAGCAGCGCAACAGCCCCTACCTGCTGCTTAAAGCGCCACCTGCCAGTGGTAAATCGCGGGCGTTGATGTTTCTGGGGTTGGACAAGCTGATCAACCAGGGGGTACGTAAGGTCATCGTAGCGGTGCCAGAAATGTCCATCGGATCTTCGTTTAAAGACACCCCTCTCACCCAATACGGCTTCTTTGCTGACTGGACGGTAGAGCCTGAGAATAACCTCTGTATCGGTGGAGGGGAAAAGGGAAAGGTGGCCGCTTTTCGTCGTTTTATGCACGGTGATGGTCAGATCCTAATCTGCACTCCTGCCACCTTGCGCTTTGCTTTCGACAGTATGGATGTGGCTATTTTTGACTACTGTTTGGTGGCCATTGACGAATTCCATCACGTTTCTGCCGATGAAAACAGCCGGCTAGGTGCTTTACTCGATGCGCTGATGAAGCTGCCTCATGCGCACATTGTCGCCATGACGGGCTCCTATTTCCGGGGCGATACCGTTCCTATTTTGCTACCAGAGGATGAAGCCCAATTTACTAAAGTGTCTTACTCCTATTACGAACAGTTAAACGGCTATGAACATCTGAAATCACTCGGCATCGGTTATCATTTTTATCAAGGCCGCTATATTAACGCTTTGCCCTCCGTGCTCGATCCCACAAAAAAAACCATCATCCATATCCCTAACGTCAATTCCGGCGAGTCCACCAAAGATAAGCACACGGAGGTTGATGCCATATTGGATGCTCTGGGTGACGTGGAGTCTCAAGATCCGGTATCCGGCGTTTATCGGGTTAAACGTAAAGGAGATGGCAAACTTTTGAAGGTCGCTAACCTGGTTGATGACAATGTGGCTGAACGGCCCAAGGTGCAGGCATATTTGCGCAACATTGCAACTGCAGACGATATAGACATCATCATTGCCCTGGGAATGGCAAAAGAGGGATTTGACTGGCCGTATTGTGAGCATGTATTGACTATCGGCTATCGGAGTTCTTTGACTGAAGTGGTGCAGATCATTGGCCGCGCAACACGTGATTGCAAAGGGAAGACGCATGCCCAGTTTACTAACCTGATCGCACAGCCTGATGCCCAGGATGATGACGTGAAAGTATCGGTCAACAACATGCTCAAGGCCATCACTACCTCACTGTTGATGGAGCAAATCTTGGCACCCAGCATCCAATTCAAGCCACGTTCTCAATGGAATGGAGAAGATCTCCCTCCAAACACGCTAATTATCGATGATAAGGTGGCCCCGGTATCGAAAAAGGTGCTCGATATTCTTAACGGCGATAAAGAAGAGATCATGGCGACCCTGATGGCTAATGAGCAACTCGTTAAGGAAGCAGTATCCAATACTCTGCCAGCAGAGTTAATCACTCAGGAGGCCTTACCCGCAACCATCCAAAAAATGTATCCTGATCTGACGGATTATGAACTGGAGCAGATACGGTCTGGCATCCTGCAGAGCCTTTACATCAATAAGCACGGAGTATTGGTAGATGAGAAGGATGTCCCGGAAGGCGCGGATAGCGTGGGTGGCCCCTCCCCAGTCAACGACCCGGATGAGATAACGGTTAGCAGGCAGTTTTTGAAGATGGGTGAGAAGTTCATCAACATCGAAAATTTGAATATCGACCTGATTGAGACAGTAAACCCATTCCACGGTGCTTATGAAATTCTCTCAAAATCAGTCACCGTGGCAATGCTCAAAACCATTCAAGATGCTGTTAGCGCAAGCCAGGCCCAAGTGTCAGAGGATGAGGCCACTATTCTATGGCCGCGGATCCAAGACTTTGCCCGCCAACACCAACACCCACCAGAGCTGACATCGAGTGACCCGTTGGAGGTGCGCTACGCCCAAGTGCTGGCCTACCTTCGCAACAAAAAACAGGCGCAAATGGCAAAGCAGGGAAGCTAA
- a CDS encoding aldo/keto reductase — translation MRYKIFGKHTGLRVSELVLGTANFGVAWGGHGADPDEARRIFDTYASAGGNFIDTANGYQDGQSEQFVGDLLKGRREEFVISTKFAVKTDANSGILATGNSRQAMVASVEASLKRLKTDRIDLYWAHVDDGVTPMEEIMRGFDDLVRAGKILYAGLSNFPAWRVARAATIAELRGTVPIAGIQVEHSLVQRATEQDLISAAAALGLGVVAYSPLGGGVLTGKYRNQNMESRRNDAWGGAGFQPENTPQRSAIIDTLLAISHEAGVTPGEIAVAWVSAKGSLPIIGPRTLLQLESNLAAAKVALSLEQVARLDQISAIPRGYPYTVLDDPRIKDLITGGKFDEIDAPLYSVG, via the coding sequence ATGCGTTATAAAATTTTTGGGAAGCATACTGGCTTGCGAGTTTCCGAACTGGTACTCGGGACGGCGAATTTCGGTGTGGCTTGGGGCGGCCACGGGGCCGATCCGGATGAAGCGCGCCGTATTTTCGACACTTATGCCAGCGCAGGTGGCAACTTCATTGATACAGCCAACGGCTACCAGGATGGTCAGTCAGAGCAATTTGTTGGCGACTTGTTGAAAGGCCGAAGGGAAGAGTTTGTCATTTCAACTAAATTTGCTGTCAAGACGGATGCAAACTCAGGCATTCTCGCAACAGGCAACAGCCGTCAGGCCATGGTGGCATCGGTTGAAGCCAGTTTGAAGCGGCTCAAAACTGATCGTATCGATTTGTACTGGGCGCATGTGGATGATGGCGTGACGCCTATGGAAGAGATCATGCGAGGCTTCGATGACCTTGTACGGGCCGGTAAAATTTTGTATGCCGGTCTTTCCAATTTTCCTGCTTGGCGCGTTGCACGCGCCGCGACTATCGCCGAATTGCGCGGCACCGTACCAATCGCGGGCATTCAAGTCGAGCATAGTCTGGTTCAGCGCGCGACTGAACAGGACTTGATTTCCGCCGCAGCCGCGTTAGGTCTCGGTGTGGTGGCTTATTCGCCGTTAGGCGGTGGTGTCCTCACAGGGAAATACCGCAACCAAAATATGGAAAGCCGTCGTAACGACGCGTGGGGCGGCGCCGGATTTCAACCCGAGAATACACCGCAGCGCAGCGCGATTATTGATACCTTACTCGCGATTTCCCATGAGGCGGGGGTTACCCCTGGTGAAATCGCCGTCGCGTGGGTCTCCGCTAAAGGGTCATTGCCGATCATTGGCCCGCGTACGCTGCTCCAACTTGAGAGTAACCTTGCTGCGGCAAAAGTTGCCTTGTCGCTTGAGCAAGTAGCGCGTCTCGATCAGATTAGCGCGATCCCACGCGGTTATCCTTATACGGTACTTGACGATCCACGCATCAAGGATCTCATCACCGGTGGCAAGTTCGATGAAATCGATGCGCCGCTGTATTCCGTAGGCTGA
- a CDS encoding tautomerase family protein — MPVVNIQMFDGRDDAKPAIAKAVTEAIATHAKVDPQYVYVIFNDVTTDNWAISGEIFAETLKKSG; from the coding sequence ATGCCAGTAGTTAATATTCAGATGTTCGATGGTCGTGATGATGCTAAACCTGCTATCGCTAAAGCGGTGACTGAAGCTATCGCAACCCATGCCAAAGTTGATCCGCAGTATGTGTATGTCATTTTCAACGACGTCACCACCGATAACTGGGCCATCTCAGGTGAGATTTTTGCTGAGACACTGAAAAAATCAGGCTGA
- a CDS encoding DoxX family protein has product MFDHRTTPYAALIMRLALGILFLAHFGLKFFVFTPAGTAKFFASLGLPGGLAYLTMTVELVGAIALILGVYTRVVAVVLIPVLLGAIVTVHGPAGFFFTNPNGGWEFPAFWIVGLVVLALTGDGKYALKPTSFKG; this is encoded by the coding sequence ATGTTCGATCACCGCACCACACCTTATGCAGCACTCATCATGCGCCTGGCTTTAGGCATTCTGTTTCTGGCGCATTTCGGCCTGAAGTTTTTTGTCTTTACGCCAGCGGGCACCGCAAAATTCTTTGCTTCCCTGGGACTGCCCGGCGGTCTTGCCTATCTGACGATGACCGTTGAACTTGTCGGTGCTATTGCGCTGATCCTTGGCGTTTATACCCGCGTGGTTGCCGTAGTGCTGATCCCTGTTCTACTGGGTGCTATCGTCACAGTACATGGCCCGGCGGGCTTTTTCTTCACTAACCCGAACGGCGGCTGGGAATTTCCGGCGTTCTGGATCGTGGGCCTGGTTGTGCTCGCCTTAACCGGTGATGGTAAATACGCGTTAAAACCCACTTCATTCAAAGGTTGA
- the umuD gene encoding translesion error-prone DNA polymerase V autoproteolytic subunit — MINRYLFLPLVGSVSPAQDYVEKELDLNELCIRRRASTFFVRASGSSMQDLGLFDGDVMVVDRAEEASHGDIVVAEVNGEFTVKRLQLHPRLALLPMNQAYAVIYPEELQLLGVVTWFFNSTRARGR, encoded by the coding sequence ATGATAAATCGGTACTTGTTTTTGCCATTGGTCGGATCGGTTTCCCCTGCTCAGGATTACGTCGAAAAAGAACTCGACCTCAACGAACTTTGCATCCGCAGACGGGCGTCAACGTTCTTTGTTCGTGCCAGCGGCAGCAGCATGCAGGATCTCGGGCTGTTTGATGGCGATGTCATGGTGGTCGACCGTGCCGAGGAAGCGTCACACGGCGACATAGTTGTTGCTGAGGTGAATGGCGAGTTCACAGTTAAGCGCCTGCAGCTGCATCCCCGCCTCGCCCTGTTGCCGATGAATCAGGCTTACGCGGTGATTTATCCTGAGGAACTGCAGCTGCTCGGCGTCGTCACCTGGTTCTTCAACAGCACCCGGGCGCGTGGGAGGTAA
- a CDS encoding TetR/AcrR family transcriptional regulator, with product MRADAKENYNHLLVTARAVVAEDGANASMRDIARKAGVGPATLFRHFPTRDALLDTLLRSTLEELTRKAGVLESASSADEALVAWLRDAVAFVRIYSGVVTLMATALSDASSALHASCENLRSAGTRLLTRAQAEGRADKNMTGSDMFALIGALGWIGDQASYSARSDYLFDVIASAILTNRPGRDVAIGTI from the coding sequence ATGCGGGCTGATGCAAAAGAAAACTATAACCACCTGCTTGTGACTGCGCGGGCCGTCGTCGCCGAGGATGGTGCAAACGCATCAATGCGCGATATTGCTCGCAAAGCTGGGGTAGGACCTGCCACCCTTTTCCGGCACTTCCCTACGCGAGATGCGCTACTCGACACGTTGCTGAGGAGTACCCTCGAAGAGCTGACGCGAAAGGCTGGCGTACTGGAATCTGCCTCTTCCGCTGATGAAGCGCTGGTTGCCTGGCTGCGCGATGCGGTGGCGTTTGTTCGGATTTATAGTGGGGTAGTCACGTTGATGGCCACTGCGCTTTCAGACGCCAGTTCAGCCTTGCATGCTTCATGTGAAAACCTGCGCAGCGCTGGCACACGCCTCTTGACGCGCGCACAAGCTGAGGGAAGGGCCGACAAGAATATGACAGGCAGCGATATGTTCGCGCTGATTGGGGCGCTAGGCTGGATTGGCGATCAGGCCTCGTACTCCGCGCGCAGCGATTATCTGTTTGATGTCATCGCCAGCGCAATTCTGACAAATCGGCCAGGACGTGATGTTGCGATTGGTACGATCTAA
- the gfa gene encoding S-(hydroxymethyl)glutathione synthase, with product MAHINLHPAINNGFKPADENFSGGTLKCHCVRHPVEVIVQAQTMHNHACGCSKCWKPAGATFAIIAVVPREKVSVIANPEKLKIVDESATIQRHACKECGVHMYGRIENKDHAFHGLNFVHTELSEQSGWAAPAFAAFVSSIIESGAPVSQMDEVRSSLNKLGLETYDCLSPALMDVLAAHTAKEKGTYHA from the coding sequence ATGGCTCATATCAACCTGCACCCTGCAATTAATAATGGTTTCAAACCAGCGGACGAAAACTTTTCTGGCGGGACATTGAAGTGTCATTGCGTCCGTCATCCAGTTGAAGTTATCGTTCAGGCCCAAACGATGCACAATCATGCCTGTGGATGCAGCAAATGTTGGAAACCTGCAGGTGCGACTTTCGCGATAATCGCGGTAGTTCCGCGCGAAAAAGTGAGTGTTATTGCCAATCCGGAAAAACTCAAGATTGTTGATGAAAGCGCTACTATTCAGCGTCACGCCTGTAAAGAATGTGGTGTGCACATGTATGGTCGTATCGAAAATAAAGACCATGCTTTCCACGGTCTGAATTTCGTACATACTGAGCTTTCTGAACAGTCAGGCTGGGCGGCTCCTGCATTCGCGGCCTTTGTTTCTTCAATTATTGAAAGTGGTGCTCCGGTATCACAGATGGATGAGGTGAGAAGCAGCCTGAACAAGCTTGGCCTGGAAACCTATGACTGTTTGTCTCCTGCATTAATGGACGTGCTGGCAGCGCACACCGCTAAAGAGAAAGGCACATATCACGCCTGA
- a CDS encoding LysR family transcriptional regulator — translation MERLDCDRMFIAVMETGSFTAAAQRLSTSHGQASKLITRLENELAVSLFSRSTRSLKPTEVGLAYYERIRPLLAEYDALNDDVLNASKTPSGLLRISAPVTFGSTQLTGHLIAFARRYPDIELDVSFADRLVNVVNEGFDLTLRIGNLTDSNLIARKLCNIRIVMVASKAYLQQKGSPTHWDQLSQHDCIVDTNFRDPFVWPFLDETRALHVQPVRGRMKFSNAEVCLRAALEGLGIARLPAFVAGEALQSGSVVPVLSRYEAPPLGLYAVYPPAKYLAQRSRAFIDFLAESFAGQPKWEENWL, via the coding sequence ATGGAAAGACTCGACTGCGATCGCATGTTTATTGCCGTGATGGAAACAGGCAGTTTTACCGCCGCCGCACAAAGGCTGTCGACCAGCCACGGCCAGGCATCCAAACTGATCACCCGACTTGAGAATGAACTGGCCGTCAGCCTGTTCAGCCGCAGCACCCGGTCCTTAAAACCCACTGAAGTTGGTCTGGCCTATTACGAACGTATTCGCCCCTTGCTGGCAGAATATGATGCGCTGAATGATGACGTTCTTAACGCCTCTAAAACCCCCTCTGGCTTATTAAGGATCTCGGCCCCGGTCACCTTCGGTTCGACCCAGCTCACCGGGCATCTGATTGCTTTTGCCCGCCGTTATCCTGATATTGAGCTGGATGTCAGCTTTGCTGACCGCCTGGTAAATGTGGTTAATGAGGGCTTCGACTTAACGCTGCGTATCGGCAATCTCACTGACAGCAACCTGATAGCACGTAAGCTCTGCAATATACGCATCGTGATGGTCGCGTCAAAAGCTTACCTGCAGCAGAAAGGCAGCCCGACACACTGGGACCAGCTTTCTCAACATGACTGCATTGTGGATACCAACTTCCGGGATCCCTTTGTCTGGCCATTCCTCGACGAAACACGGGCGTTGCATGTACAGCCAGTCCGGGGGCGAATGAAGTTCTCCAACGCGGAAGTTTGCCTGCGTGCAGCTCTTGAAGGATTGGGTATTGCGCGACTACCTGCTTTTGTAGCTGGTGAAGCACTGCAAAGCGGGTCGGTTGTACCGGTACTTTCCCGTTATGAGGCCCCGCCGCTCGGCCTCTATGCTGTTTATCCGCCGGCGAAATATCTTGCGCAGCGTTCCCGGGCATTCATCGATTTTCTGGCGGAGTCATTTGCTGGCCAGCCGAAGTGGGAAGAGAACTGGCTATAA
- a CDS encoding glutathione S-transferase family protein, protein MLVNGKWTAEWHPVQATDEKGGFVRQTSSFRHWVTPDGAAGITGDAGFIAEPGRYHLYVALICPWASRTLIARKLKGLEDVVSVSVVEPWLLDEGWHFGDYPGADRDRLNNAEWIHQLYTRADDTFTGRATVPVLWDKKTHTIVNNESADIVRMFNSGFGDLARTNIDLSPASLQSEIESLNAEIYPLLNNGVYRAGFATTQVSYTEAVKDVFGMLDKLELRFADGRDFLCGDAFTEADIRLFVTLIRFDAAYYGLFKCNLRQLREYAHLDRYTRRVLTIPGISSTVNIDHIKQGYYSIRALNPAGIVPEGPDMRAYALEEK, encoded by the coding sequence ATGCTGGTTAACGGAAAATGGACGGCAGAATGGCATCCGGTGCAGGCCACCGATGAAAAAGGCGGCTTTGTGCGTCAGACCTCAAGTTTTCGCCACTGGGTAACGCCAGACGGCGCTGCAGGTATCACCGGTGACGCGGGCTTCATCGCAGAACCCGGGCGGTACCACCTTTACGTGGCGCTGATTTGTCCCTGGGCTTCCCGCACGCTGATTGCCCGTAAACTGAAGGGTCTGGAAGACGTGGTCAGCGTATCGGTTGTCGAACCCTGGCTGCTGGATGAAGGCTGGCATTTTGGCGACTATCCGGGTGCTGACCGGGATAGGCTGAATAATGCTGAATGGATACATCAGCTTTATACCCGGGCAGATGACACGTTTACCGGGCGGGCAACGGTTCCTGTGTTATGGGACAAGAAAACTCACACGATCGTGAACAATGAGTCTGCCGATATCGTACGTATGTTTAACAGTGGGTTTGGCGATCTCGCCCGGACGAATATTGACCTCAGTCCAGCTTCGCTTCAGAGCGAAATTGAAAGTCTGAATGCCGAAATTTATCCCTTACTGAATAACGGCGTCTACCGTGCGGGTTTTGCCACCACGCAGGTCAGTTACACTGAAGCCGTAAAGGATGTGTTCGGTATGCTGGATAAGCTGGAACTCCGGTTTGCTGACGGACGTGATTTTTTATGTGGTGATGCATTTACCGAAGCTGATATTCGCCTGTTTGTCACGCTTATCCGTTTTGACGCGGCTTATTATGGCCTGTTCAAGTGCAATCTTCGCCAGCTCAGGGAATACGCTCATCTTGACCGTTACACCCGTCGGGTCCTGACGATACCCGGTATAAGCAGCACGGTGAATATTGACCATATCAAACAGGGGTATTATTCAATCCGCGCCCTGAACCCTGCCGGTATCGTGCCCGAAGGGCCTGATATGCGTGCTTACGCATTAGAGGAAAAATGA
- a CDS encoding S-(hydroxymethyl)glutathione dehydrogenase/class III alcohol dehydrogenase, with protein MKSRAAVAFGPGKPLEIVEIDVEPPRAGEVLVKITHTGVCHTDAFTLSGDDPEGIFPAVLGHEGAGVVVEVGEGVTSVVPGDHVIPLYTAECGECLFCKSGKTNLCVAVRATQGKGLMPDGTTRFSYNGQPIFHYMGCSTFSEYTVVAEVSLAKINPEANHEHVCLLGCGVTTGIGAVHNTAKVQEGDSVAIFGLGGIGLAALQGARQAKAGRIIAIDTNPAKFELARKFGATECLNPNDFDKPVQEVIIEMTGWGVDHSFECIGNVNVMRAALESSHRGWGQSVIIGVAGAGKEISTRPFQLVTGRQWKGSAFGGVKGRTQLPGMVEDAMKGDIELEPFVTHTMELEKINDAFDLMHEGKSIRTVIHY; from the coding sequence ATGAAATCACGTGCCGCAGTTGCATTTGGTCCAGGTAAGCCGCTCGAGATCGTAGAAATCGACGTTGAGCCACCTCGCGCTGGTGAAGTATTAGTTAAAATTACCCATACCGGCGTTTGTCACACCGATGCCTTTACGCTGTCTGGTGACGATCCGGAAGGTATTTTCCCGGCCGTACTGGGTCATGAAGGCGCGGGCGTGGTGGTAGAAGTCGGGGAAGGGGTGACCAGCGTCGTGCCTGGCGATCACGTTATCCCTCTCTACACTGCTGAATGTGGAGAATGTCTGTTCTGTAAATCAGGAAAAACCAACCTCTGTGTCGCCGTTCGCGCTACACAGGGTAAAGGTCTAATGCCTGATGGCACCACACGTTTCTCATATAACGGTCAGCCAATTTTCCACTACATGGGCTGTTCAACCTTTAGTGAATATACCGTCGTTGCAGAAGTCTCTTTGGCGAAGATTAATCCGGAAGCCAACCACGAACACGTATGCCTGCTTGGTTGTGGTGTCACAACTGGTATCGGCGCTGTTCACAATACCGCAAAAGTTCAGGAAGGCGATTCAGTTGCCATCTTTGGTTTAGGTGGTATCGGCCTGGCTGCCCTGCAGGGTGCTCGTCAGGCTAAAGCCGGTCGCATCATTGCCATTGATACCAACCCGGCTAAATTCGAGTTGGCCAGGAAATTCGGTGCCACTGAATGCCTGAATCCAAACGACTTCGACAAGCCTGTTCAGGAAGTGATTATTGAAATGACTGGATGGGGTGTTGACCATTCGTTTGAGTGTATCGGTAACGTCAATGTAATGCGGGCTGCGCTGGAAAGTTCTCATCGCGGCTGGGGCCAGTCCGTGATTATCGGCGTGGCCGGCGCAGGGAAAGAGATTTCAACACGTCCATTCCAGCTGGTCACAGGTCGTCAGTGGAAAGGTTCCGCATTTGGTGGCGTTAAAGGCAGAACTCAGTTGCCGGGCATGGTTGAAGACGCGATGAAAGGAGACATCGAACTTGAGCCTTTCGTGACACACACCATGGAGCTGGAAAAGATTAACGACGCCTTTGATCTGATGCATGAGGGCAAATCAATCCGTACCGTCATTCATTACTAA
- a CDS encoding metal-sensing transcriptional repressor produces MPHTPKEKKKVLARVKRVRGQLEALELALERGDDYSPVLQQISAIRGAVNGLMAGVLESHLREELKSVNTTAESRDASIDDAVSLIRTYLR; encoded by the coding sequence ATGCCACATACACCAAAAGAAAAGAAGAAAGTCCTTGCTCGCGTTAAACGTGTACGCGGTCAACTGGAAGCACTGGAATTGGCCCTGGAACGTGGGGATGACTATAGTCCGGTGCTTCAACAAATTTCTGCTATACGGGGCGCAGTAAACGGTCTGATGGCGGGAGTGTTGGAAAGTCACCTGCGGGAAGAACTCAAAAGCGTTAATACCACAGCAGAATCGAGAGATGCATCAATTGATGACGCCGTTTCACTGATAAGGACGTATCTGCGCTAA
- a CDS encoding DUF4145 domain-containing protein, with product MQQMNVISSLLTVSNAAAANAIRRLLEILMDVMGVSVANNLHRRIESGLKLFGDDAAAINALKAVGNAGSHGNDITHQDLEEACQVLEAIVKKFCHVSPDLSDIVERLETAFTKRA from the coding sequence ATGCAGCAGATGAACGTCATTTCTTCACTGCTTACGGTTAGCAATGCCGCAGCGGCAAATGCCATCAGACGCCTTCTTGAGATACTGATGGATGTCATGGGTGTCTCTGTTGCAAACAATCTTCACCGCCGTATTGAGAGCGGGCTGAAGTTGTTCGGAGATGACGCTGCAGCCATTAATGCGCTTAAGGCTGTCGGGAACGCTGGCAGTCACGGAAATGATATTACTCACCAGGATCTTGAAGAAGCCTGTCAGGTACTAGAGGCAATCGTTAAAAAATTCTGTCACGTATCACCTGACCTTTCGGATATCGTGGAGAGGCTTGAAACCGCGTTTACAAAGCGGGCATAA